In the Bacillus sp. HSf4 genome, CGAGAGTTGGCTAACTTTAATCATTGACATTCAGCTTCCTTTCAATCGCTTTACCGATAAACGTCAAAATCAGGACGAGCACATAATAAATAAGGCCGGCGAAAAGCATCGGTTCCAGCGGACTGTAGATGGCAGCCCCCGCCTGATAGCTCCGTCTCATAATATCGCCGAGTCCGATGACTGTCACAACGGCTGATTCCTTTGTCAGTGTAATGGACTCGTTGATCAAAGCCGGCATAATATTTTTAAATGCCTGCGGAAGCAGCAGATCCTTCATCATTTTTGCATACGGCACACCAAGAGCCATCGCCGCCTCTTTTTGCCCTTTGTCGATCGCATTGATTCCGGCTCTGATGATTTCTGATACATAAGCAGCGGAATTTAAGCCAAATGCTGTCACGGCCGCCCAATAGGCGTCAATATCAAAGCCCAGTAATTGCGGCAGACCGTAATAAACGATCATCAGCTGGAGAACAAGCGGTGTCCCCCTGAATATTGACGTGTAAAAATCCGCTATCCAAGCGAGCGGTTTTATCGAGCTGATTTTCAGAAGCGTGATCAAAACCCCTAGCAAAA is a window encoding:
- a CDS encoding amino acid ABC transporter permease → MNFLDFSSTIPEMPFILEGLGVTLKVVAAAAVFGFLLGVLITLLKISSIKPLAWIADFYTSIFRGTPLVLQLMIVYYGLPQLLGFDIDAYWAAVTAFGLNSAAYVSEIIRAGINAIDKGQKEAAMALGVPYAKMMKDLLLPQAFKNIMPALINESITLTKESAVVTVIGLGDIMRRSYQAGAAIYSPLEPMLFAGLIYYVLVLILTFIGKAIERKLNVND